DNA from Physeter macrocephalus isolate SW-GA chromosome 15, ASM283717v5, whole genome shotgun sequence:
ACTTCATTTGACAAGACAAGTAGTCGAGCTTTATATTTAAACTCTGAGAAAAATGCTGCCTCTTAAGTAGGGGTAACAATCCCCTTcgtccatcttttttctttctgatttgttttttgctCAACTGGTTAGTTTTCTACTGGAGCttacatttaggattgttattttctctgtgaaaaaaGGCTTGTTGGTGACTATATTGTTAGAATTGCAGCAGCTCTGGAATTTTCACTTGGATGAAAAAGACACATGAGAAATTAGGTTGCTTAGCCAGAACGAGGTAGTAAAATCAACgtcacacatatttattgagttattGAGTTTCTACCATGTGAAAGACACTTGTGCTTCATTCTGTGGTGGATACAAAGGTGAGCAGGCATGCCATGATTGATGTCCAAATTGAATTTACCCTCTAACACAGAGGGTAAATAATACAAAAGTGCATAGATGGCTACAGgagcatataaatataaattaacacCACTTCCATTCTGTGACTGTGCTCTTCCGATTATTTGccattatttgtttttgaaggaaTCCCTTTTAAAAAGCCTTTTGGTAACAGTATATAAATATTCAACATTAATTTTTGGCCAATAGAttacttaaatttcattttaggaTGGAAATATTCTTGACACCTGAACATCTTAAATTTTTTATGATGCTTTGATTTCTTAATCAGATGTCAAGAATAAAACAGAACCATTTTAATTAGAtctttagatttttatatatgcatatatgtaattTTCTTAGACACAAAGCTTAAATAATCACTAAGAGCTGCTTAAGTATATACCCTGAAGAATTTTGTTGCACTAATAAAATGCTTCCTTTCATTGTGAAAATAATATGTGTGTATTTCATATTAAGTAATAtaccaatgtatttttaaatctccagAAAGTGCCTGGTTTTTATGTCTAAGTCATGGGTTGGTAACTGGGTTCCATAAGTAGACTTCGGGGGGGGGCCATAAAAACCCCTGAATTGCTAAGAAATATCATATATAGGTTAAAATTGGGTGGGAAAATGTCTTTACAATATTGCAACGGCACAGCATATACAATctgttaaaatgcaaagaaaaattctaatttgatTCCATTAATTCCCCACAATCTCCCCGTTAGAATTTCCTTTGAGTTGCCTGTTCAGTACGGCAAAAAGTTGTAATACGGAAAATGAGATCATTATGTGGGAGTTTCCACATCAAAGCAAGCGTAGAGTggtctaaaaaaacaaaaaaacaatgtttgGTGAATGAAATCAGAAAAGCCTCTTTTTATCACTAACTCGAATTCTTTTCCCAGGCTTGCACACTGGAATGCGAGGGGAAACTGCCTTCTCTCAAGACCTGGGAAGCCTGCAAGGAGCTTCTGCGGCTGTCCAAGCTGGAGCTCCCTGCAGACGGCAGCAGTGCCCTCGGCAAACAGCATGAGCATCACTTCCTCGCCAAGAAGTACGGGGGCTTCGTGAAGAGGAAGATGGATGAGCTGTATCCCCTGGAGCCGGAGGAGGAGGCAGATGGAGGTGAAATCCTTGGCAAGAGATACGGGGGCTTCATGAAGAGGTACGGGGGCTTCATGAAGAAGATGGATGAGCTGTATCCCCTGGAGCCGGAGGAGGAGGCAGATGGAGGTGAAATCCTTGGCAAGAGATACGGGGGCTTCATGAAGAGGTACGGGGGCTTCATGAAGAAGATGGATGAGCTGTATCCCCTGGAGCCGGAGGAGGAGGCAGATGGAGGTGAAATCCTTGGCAAGAGATACGGGGGCTTCATGAAGAGGTACGGGGGCTTCATGAAGAAGATGGATGAGCTGTATCCCCTGGAGCCGGAGGAGGAGGCAGATGGAGGTGAAATCCTTGGCAAGAGATACGGGGGCTTCATGAAGAAGGATGCGGAGGAGGACGACGCCATAGGCAATCCCTCCGGCCTGCTGAAGGAGCTGCTGGGAGCGGGGGACCAGCGAGAAGGGGCTCCCcaccaggagggcagggatgacGCAGACGTGAGCAAGAGATACGGGGGCTTCCTGCGAGGCTTAAAGAGAAGCCCCCAACTGGAAGACGAAGCCAAGGAGCTGCAGAAGCGGTACGGCGGCTTCATGAGAAGAGTGGGTCGCCCGGAGTGGTGGATGGACTACCAGAAGCGGTACGGCGGCTTCCTCAAGCGCTTTGCAGATTCCCTGCCCTCCGACGAAGAAGGTGAAAGTTACTCAAAGGAAGTTCccgaaatggagaaaagatatggAGGATTTATGAGATTTTAATCGCCTTTCCCATCAGTGAGCCCAGGCCCCAGCAAgccttcctccaccccccaccccccaccccccagagagAGACTTGCTTCGCCGGTCGTGTTGTGTTGTCCTGTGTTGCTTGCATTATATAGTTGACTTGATTGTCTGGATAACGGAACTGTACAGCCTGAAAGCTGTCATTCCGGGTCCTGTGTTCTTTTGAGAATCCT
Protein-coding regions in this window:
- the PENK gene encoding proenkephalin-A, producing the protein MARFLRLCAWLLALGPGLLATARAECGQDCATCIYRLARPTDLNPLACTLECEGKLPSLKTWEACKELLRLSKLELPADGSSALGKQHEHHFLAKKYGGFVKRKMDELYPLEPEEEADGGEILGKRYGGFMKRYGGFMKKMDELYPLEPEEEADGGEILGKRYGGFMKRYGGFMKKMDELYPLEPEEEADGGEILGKRYGGFMKRYGGFMKKMDELYPLEPEEEADGGEILGKRYGGFMKKDAEEDDAIGNPSGLLKELLGAGDQREGAPHQEGRDDADVSKRYGGFLRGLKRSPQLEDEAKELQKRYGGFMRRVGRPEWWMDYQKRYGGFLKRFADSLPSDEEGESYSKEVPEMEKRYGGFMRF